Proteins encoded by one window of Amaranthus tricolor cultivar Red isolate AtriRed21 chromosome 4, ASM2621246v1, whole genome shotgun sequence:
- the LOC130810000 gene encoding glutathione S-transferase TCHQD, protein MQLYHHPLSVDSQKVRLALEENGVDYTSYHINPITAKNMEASFFRMNPSGKLPVFQNGSHILFNTIEIIQYIERVAAVSSVGDDIKLSSREVIGWMHKIQEWNPKYFTLSRVPEKHRLYVMKFIRRVVIARMAEFPDLASAYHLRLREAYDIEDKLKDAEVIRRSEEHLVRLLDEVETQLNETSYLAGEEFTMADVMLIPIVARLVLLKLENEYINSRPNIAEYWKMVQQRPSYKRVIGKYFDGWRRHKTLTKTWCFVHLRNLLKKY, encoded by the exons ATGCAGTTATACCACCATCCTCTATCTGTCGACAGCCAAAAGGTAAGACTCGCACTGGAGGAGAATGGAGTTGATTATACCTCTTATCATATCAACCCGATCACTGCTAAGAACATGGAAGCGTCATTTTTCCGAATGAACCCAAGTGGAAAATTACCGGTCTTCCAGAATGGTTCTCACAttctcttcaacacaatagagATAATTCA GTATATCGAAAGGGTAGCAGCTGTTTCATCAGTTGGGGATGACATTAAACTCAGCAGCAGAGAAGTCATTGGATGGATGCACAAAATCCAGGAATGGAACCCGAAATATTTCACCCTTTCTCGTGTCCCTGAGAAACACCGTCTCTATGTTATGAAATTTATAAGACGAGTAGTTATTGCTAGGATGGCAGAGTTTCCCGATCTTGCTAGTGCCTATCACCTAAGACTCAGAGAAGCGTATGACATCGAAGATAAGTTGAAAGACGCCGAGGTAATAAGGAGAAGTGAAGAGCACTTGGTTAGGCTTCTCGATGAGGTAGAAACCCAACTAAATGAAACATCGTACTTAGCAGGAGAAGAGTTTACTATGGCAGACGTTATGCTTATCCCTATCGTAGCTCGTTTGGTGCTTCTAAAATTAGAAAACGAATACATAAATAGTAGGCCAAATATTGCCGAGTACTGGAAGATGGTGCAACAAAGGCCTAGTTACAAAAGGGTGATCGGGAAGTATTTTGATGGCTGGAGGCGCCATAAAACGTTGACGAAAACGTGGTGCTTTGTTCATTTGAGGAACTTGTTGAAGAAATATTGA
- the LOC130810001 gene encoding LOW QUALITY PROTEIN: protein kinase STUNTED (The sequence of the model RefSeq protein was modified relative to this genomic sequence to represent the inferred CDS: deleted 1 base in 1 codon), translating to MIPTDRIAGDEDGKTVLIGIKMDGLSKELLTWSLVKVAQPGDLVIALHVLSPNEIYDQDGKSSLLSLVKAFDSVLGVYEGFCNLKQVDLKLKICRGSSARKIIVREANLCNASKVIVGTAAKHHTVRSSTSVAKFCAKKLPKDCSVLAVRNGKIVFQREATASGKSKYLKGGSDYQQNDILEGIQRSSTINSILNGDADIVGCDQVTNGVLQRPILKVKESLKETTTKRNCSVCSCSMSSNDSIPCTIMTGETDNSKALVPFQESGGSSSSVSLLVKDMPDPRPGWPLLKCTLLSEREDVVSSSPCEISVVQWANLLPTRSHLSTVKSSLTAHNHAEQEDDSCDQGVPDNVMIPVSDTILSDKTSLSGNSRNAPTELEGLHEKYSSTCRMFKYKELQSATSNFMPENLIGKGGSSRVYRGSLPDGKQLAVKILKPSEDVLLEFVMEIEIITSLHHKNIISLFGFCFEDSNLLLVYDLLSRGSLEENLHGSKKDPVAFGWSERFKVALGVAEALYYLHNDTNKPVIHRDVKSSNILLSEDFEPRLSDFGFAKRASPSSHTTCTDVAGTFGYLAPEYFMYGKVTDKIDVYAFGVVLLELLSGRKPISSELPKGEESLVMWAKPILHGGKVSKLLDPCMGCNYSQDQIERMVLAATLCIRRAPRARPHMSLILKLLQGDTDSLNWARLQVNASENVDRLDEDGFPRIDLHSHLSLALQDVEDDSLSMSSIEQHVSLEEYLGAGGAAHQALTESDIPTLEIQFLLYMFFFLISNQQLKSHRRRDEEW from the exons ATGATTCCGACGGATCGTATTGCCGGAGATGAAGATGGTAAGACGGTATTGATTGGAATTAAAATGGATGGTTTAAGTAAAGAATTACTTACTTGGTCCCTTGTTAAAGTTGCTCAACCTGGTGATCTTGTCATTGCTCTACATGTTCTTTCTCCTAATg AAATTTATGATCAAGATGGGAAATCATCTCTTTTGTCACTGGTTAAGGCATTTGATTCTGTTCTTGGTGTGTATGAAGGTTTCTGCAATTTAAAACAG GTTGATCTTAAGCTGAAGATCTGTCGTGGTTCATCAGCTCGGAAAATTATAGTCCGAGAAGCAAATTTATGTAATGCAAGTAAAGTTATAGTAGGTACTGCAGCTAAACACCACACAGTCCGATCATCTACTTCAGTTGCCAAATTTTGTGCCAAGAAATTACCCAAGGACTGTTCGGTTCTTGCTGTTCGTAATGGGAAAATTGTCTTCCAAAGAGAAGCCACTGCATCTGGAAAATCTAAGTACTTAAAAG GGGGCAGTGATTATCAGCAAAATGATATCTTGGAAGGAATTCAACGATCATCAACAATCAATTCAATACTAAATGGTGATGCAGATATAGTGGGATGTGATCAAGTTACAAATGGAGTCTTGCAGCGACCGATCCTCAAAGTTAAAGAATCGCTTAAAGAAACGACAACAAAAAGAAATTGTTCCGTTTGTTCTTGTTCTATGTCTTCGAATGATTCAATTCCGTGCACTATCATGACAGGAGAGACGGACAATTCTAAGGCTTTAGTTCCTTTCCAAGAGTCGGGGGGATCATCTAGTTCGGTTTCATTATTGGTAAAAGATATGCCTGACCCTAGACCGGGTTGGCCACTCCTTAAATGTACATTGTTGTCTGAGAGAGAAGACGTTGTATCATCGTCCCCATGTGAGATCTCCGTTGTCCAATGGGCAAACTTATTGCCCACTAGATCTCATTTGTCCACTGTTAAATCATCTTTAACTGCACATAATCACGCAGAGCAAGAAGATGATTCTTGTGATCAAGGTGTTCCTGACAATGTCATGATTCCAGTTAGTGATACTATTCTTTCAGATAAAACCTCTTTGAGCGGAAATTCGAGAAATGCTCCTACAGAATTGGAAGGTCTTCATGAGAAGTATTCCTCAACTTGTAGAATGTTCAAATACAAAGAACTTCAGTCAGCAACATCGAACTTCATGCCTG AAAATTTGATTGGCAAAGGAGGTAGTAGTCGGGTTTATCGAGGTTCTCTTCCTGATGGCAAGCAATTGGCCGTAAAGATCTTAAAGCCTTCCGAAGATGTACTTCTAGAATTTGTGATGGAAATCGAGATAATCACTTCTTTGCATCACAAGAATATAATCTCCCTCTTCGGATTCTGTTTTGAGGATAGTAATCTTCTTCTCGTTTATGATCTTCTATCGAGAGGAAGCCTAGAAGAGAATCTTCATG GTAGTAAAAAAGACCCAGTTGCATTCGGTTGGAGTGAGAGGTTCAAGGTGGCTTTGGGTGTAGCAGAGGcgctttattatcttcataacgACACCAACAAGCCAGTAATTCACAGAGATGTGAAGTCATCCAACATATTATTGTCGGAGGATTTCGAGCCACGG CTCTCCGACTTTGGATTTGCTAAACGAGCATCACCTTCTTCACATACAACGTGTACAGACGTGGCCGGAACATTTGG TTACTTGGCGCCTGAATATTTCATGTATGGTAAAGTGACGGACAAAATCGATGTTTACGCATTTGGAGTTGTGCTTCTCGAGCTTCTCTCAGGAAGAAAACCCATAAGCAGCGAGTTACCAAAAGGCGAAGAGAGCCTAGTTATGTGG GCCAAGCCTATTCTGCATGGAGGTAAAGTCTCTAAGTTGCTGGACCCTTGCATGGGGTGTAATTATAGCCAAGACCAGATTGAACGGATGGTTTTGGCTGCAACCCTTTGCATCAGACGAGCACCTAGAGCACGGCCACACATGAGTCTT ATATTAAAGCTCCTACAAGGAGACACAGATTCATTAAATTGGGCAAGATTACAAGTCAATGCATCAGAAAATGTCGACAGGCTAGATGAAGACGGTTTTCCACGAATCGATCTCCATTCTCACCTTAGTTTAGCCTTGCAAGATGTAGAGGATGATTCTCTTTCTATGAGCAGCATCGAACAACATGTTTCGCTTGAAGAGTACCTT GGGGCAGGTGGAGCCGCTCATCAAGCTTTGACTGAGTCTGATATACCGACATTGGAAATACAATTCTTGCTGtatatgtttttctttttaatatcaaATCAGCAGTTAAAATCTCACAGACGGCGTGATGAAGAATGGTGA